CGTGctcagcccctctcctctccctttccctcctccatcccACGCAGCCTCTTAGGAGCAGAGTGCCCATCACTGTCTCAGGTGCGACCAGTTGACTCCTGGTCTCTCCGTGcttcattttttgaggaatgcTTTCCTCTGTTACTCACAGAGCCCTTTCTCTCACTTCTCTGCAAGGTTTCCTCTCTGTGCCTGAAAGGCTCTGCGCTCAAGGAGCAAACAGCCCCGCAGGCTCAGCTGCAGTGACCTACATCGGCTCTCCTCTAGGCCCTGGGTGTGGGGGGCTGAGATTTCAAGATAGGAACTTGGGAATCTGGCACAGGTCTACAGATGATGACTTCAGGGAGACAGTCTGCAAAATCTGCACCGAGGGACCGCGAGGCAGGGGATGCCACAGGACTGAGTTCTCACTTTGTCATTTGTGGACAATATCAGAAGACTCTCCAACTCCCGCAATGCAAAAACATTTCTGAGCAGTGACCCCTTGGAGAGGAGGCAGAGGCCTCTGACAGGCCTGGTCTCTATTCATTCGATTTGGGAGTCGTTTCTGCCCGTTCCCCATTCTCGCGGAACCCATCCCAGTCGGCTACAGCTGGGTGGAAAGATTTCCTTGGCCTTGATGTAGACCAACAAGTTCAGATTTCAGCTGATTTATTTCAGGAACATGGAGAGTGAATAGAGGTAGTCAGATACGCAGAATTTCACTCCCAAGCTTTACTATGGAGAGACGTACTTCCTTAGACCCAAGGGTTCTGAGGAGGATCCAGAAGGAGCCCCAGGGCCAAATGACCATTTACAAAACCCTTACCTTCAGGACCCTGGCAGCTGAACCTCTCCTTCCAGCTACATGCCTTCTGGAACAGGGAAGGCAGGTTCTGTAATAGGTTTTTTCCGCCTCTCTCACTATAAACCAGTGTTTAGGATGCCCACCGTCTCCATATTGTGGATGTTTTGCCCTGGCAAGGAAATCCTATTGTGGGGGTAGGAAATTAGGTGATGGTGACAGAGAATGATAGATGAGCCTTTTGCTTGgggcgggcgggggtggggctggggggagagggagggagagagagacacggAGAGAGCGCGCGAAAGCAGGCTATGCAGGACTGGGTGGCTCTCCTGTCCAAAGGGCTTCCCCTTGGCCAAGCCCCACCCCAAAGCCCAGGAAGTCCAGAGCTTGGCACCCAGCCAGGGTGAGAGCATTCCTCAGGACTCTGACAGGCTgtgggggatggtggtggtgttcCTACCacaaggatgggggagggggaggaaacgCGCAGGGGAGGAAATGACCTCGGAGGGTAAGAGGTGGGGAACTAGTCCCAGTCCCACGAGAGAAGGGCTGAGGCTGGATGTCTTCCCAACGGCCATGCGAAGGGTCTGCAGCTTCAGAGCAAATGACCCCTAAGTCACCTCTCTGCTCAGGGTCACCACTGACGTCCCAAACTGTCCTCTggaggctctctctctctctctctccccgcccccccgtCCCCGTCCCCGTCCCCGTCCCCGTCCCCGTCCCCGTCCCCGTCCCCGTCCCCGTCCCTAACTCTGGGACTGTGGTTGAGCTCGGGAGCCCCCGAGTGGCGAGAATCTAGAACTgcagctgggctgggggaggagccCATCgggtctccctctgtctctccaccAGGGCCCCTCCCTTTTCCTCCACTAGACCCAGGACTCTGGAAATAGCACCTGGTAATGGGAGCGCTGACAGATGCTGAGTTATAGGAGAGCAAGTGTCCCTAGTCCTTAACGTTCTCGCTTGATTGCTTTGGAGCTGTTTCCCTTGAAAATAGGTGCCTTAGGACTCCTCCCATTCCCTTCGACACATCTCTCTTTAACATGCCCCTGGGTGGCGTGCTTGTTGGCTACAATGGACGTCCCCTTGTTTGTGCCCCAAGATTTGTAGTTCTTGGGCTATCTACTATTCATGACCTCTGTGACTTTGGAGGGACAAATGGCACCCAACTCTTCTGAGTTTAAATTTACCCTTCCTTCTCTGATCACTACCCGATGTACAACCCTTTCTCCTAGTCAGCCTCCAACCACGTAACTTCCGTCACCCCGATTCCCTACCCCATCTCTCAACACCACATCTCACGTGGGGAAAAGGAGTGGGGCAGGAAATGGACAAAGCCCCGGTCAGAATTTTTCCCAAGGAAAACAGTTCCTCTGTTTAGCTTCACTTAACCTGTTTTCTAGCTTTTCCTCTTTAGTCCCCTTGCTCTGCATCAAGCCTTCCCACTGGACTAAGTTTTGCtgtcctgccctctcctccttcctccaccaTGATCTCCCAGGGCTCTTCCCATCCAGGACAAATGTTCCCAACGTTGAGAGAGGAGTGGCCTCCATTCTGGAAGTAATTTGCAGcttgaggaaactgagcccagaGAGGAAGCGCTGTTTCCAGTGTcgttggggaaggagaggtgatgGAGGAGGCAAGAAGCAGAACGCTCACCCTAGGAGAGGCCACGTTCCCATCATCCCGTCCGTAACTGAAGAACTCGGGTGGTATTCGGGGATCTCAGAGAGCTCTGCCAGCATCATGCAGAACTCTAGGGGAAATGGAGTAGAGGTAACCAGCGTTGCAGCTAGGGATTAAAACTCCACCCAACTCCACCTccaaagcagtttttttttcccctaattaattaatttatttatttttgggtgtgttgggtcttcgttgctgcacgggggctttctctagttggggtgcgcaggcttctcaccgcggtggcttctctttttgcagagcacgggctctaagcacacgggcttcagtagttgtggcatgcaggctcacgcaggctcagtggttgtggcgcatgggcttagttactctgcggcatgtgggatcttcctggaccagggctcgaacccgtgtcccctgtcttggcaggcggattcttaaccactgagccaccagggaagcccccaaagcagttttttaaaatgatatcctTCCTCTTGAATttgcctcatcttttttttttttttttgcaaaacagCATGTTTATGAAAACTCATTTGATCCATTTTGTGATGACACTTGAAATAGATTTACTAATTAAGACAACCAACACTCtgctttttatttgcatttatttttttgcagcattTATTCCCGGGccataagtttttgtttcttcgaTTTCTTCtgggatatctttttcttctgggcaacctcctcttctggtttaggagcaatctgttctttttcagtatGGATCATCTCAATGTGGCAGGGAGAGCTCATGTATGGGTTGATCCGACCATGAGCTCTGTAAGTCCTGAGCCGCATCTTGGGGGCTTTGTTCACCTGGATATGCTCAATGACCAGGGAATCTACATCTAAGCCCTTAAGTTCAGCATTACTCTCTGCATTTTTGAGCATGTGCAGTAAAAATTCAGCACTCTTTTTGGGCCACCGACCCTGCGTCCAGCCCCACTGTTTGGCCTGGGCACACCTACCAACTCCACCACTGTAACGACGGAATGGCACACATTGCTTCTTTAAGGTGACATCCTTCAGATACTTGGTGGCTTTTCGGATATGCATACCCTTAATGGCCTGGGCAGTTTCACGAGTGTTCTTAAAGCGAACACGAAGATTTGAACCTCTTGACTTGCATGATTTTGTGGAGTTTTCTGGGTCGAGTGAATAGCGAACCATTTTTAGAGGTCACCTCAGGCCGCTTACCGGAAAAGCTGCCTCATCTTTTAATTGTATGATCCTTAAAGTTATTAACCAGGGAGTTATGGTTTTGAAATCATTTTAAGCAGAGGCAGTCACGTTCCCCTATTGTACTCCAGTCCTCAGTCAactttcctctcctccccaggctgctgcTCCACATTCACCCTGAAGGGGGCACTTTTGTTCAGTCGTTAGTTGGTGCCAGCGAAAAAGGACCCCAAGAAGGAAATATAACAATTGGTCACGTGTTGGGGGTGGGGTCCTCGCAGAGGTTGCTGGGCCAGGGAAGGGAGGTCCACGTGGAGTGGGCGGAACTCGCTGAAAGTTTTGGCGGGGCTGGCAAAACGAGAAAAATAGACGAATTTGAgttgtgattttatttaaaaaaaaaaagaaaggcagcagGGAGGGTGTGTCCTGCGGAGAGGCCCCCgcggaggggagaaggggagcgGCAAACGAGCATCCTGCTCGCGGAGGCCTGGAACGCAGGGCAGGGTTTTTGCCAGAAAGCTCTGAGCCGGGGCAGGGCTTCAGAGCCGGAAACCTTTGTGGCTCCATGCTGGttccccatcccccatcctccCAAAAAAGGGAAAGGTGGCCTCTCCACCCGTGGTCTCATTTCGGTGCCATGTGGAGCTGGGTTAATGCCAGCCACGCAACCCGTCTTCATTTACCTTTCCAAGAGCCTCAGGAAGCCGCCCAGATGAGTACTCTGTCTCCGGGAAGAAGCCAAAACAAGTCTCTTTTTACTATACCTAGTTCGGCCCCACTCTTAGTAGGAAAACACAGCTTCATACGGTCTTAAAGATgatctatttcaattttctttttggtCTGGGGAAACCAAGACCCAGACTGTTAAAAGGGTTTGCTACATGCTCTTTCCAAACTATAGGCATTCCCTTCAAAGAATGTAGGTCATAGAAACGGAATTCTGTCATTCCAAAAAGTCTTAGAGGAATGGTGAAAGTGTTGGCTTCAACTCCATCCATACACTTAGCCAGAGGGCAAACGGGAATGGTCATTATCCCGTTAGGGATGAAACAGATTTGTTTAGGGACTTGATTTATGAGTCCTATGGTTTTCCTAAGGCTCCTTCTCAGCCAGTAGGTCCACTTTCTCCCTCTTGTCCTTTACTCTTTGATATCTCACGTCCTCATATATGTCCTAGTTCAGGGATTATCACAGTTTAGAACATAATGGTTTGGAAGCAagaattctctttcctttttagagAGCTTCTCTTCCCAGGTTTCAGTTTTCTGGTGGTCTGTCCATCTCATCCTGTGAATTGAGATCAAGAAGATCAGACCTCAAATCCAAAATTCCAGCCTTTTCGCTTTGGGGGAGAAAAGCATGTTTACTTAGTCTGGAGCAGTGAAATCCTAGACTTTGGATTTCAGAGCTGTAAAGTTTTCAGGAAAAATAATTGTGGGGGACTGatgtaagctttttattttgccaAGTAAGGACATTAAAAAACTACCCACCACTGATTGCTGTGTGCTATCACTATCATTTCATGAAAGTACATTTTAACATACACAAAATAGGAAGTATGTGACCTCTGAGTAAATGACAGTATTAAGCCACCCTGCATTAATTTACATGGGTGcatttatttgtaaacttttaaatgatgaccattctgactggtgtgaggtggtacctcattgtagttttgatttgcatttctctaataattaagctaagtttttgtgtgtgtgtgtatgtgtgtgtgtgtgtgcgcgcgcgcgcgcgcgcgcgtgtgttgttatttatttatttatttatctttggccaCGCCCAGAGGCTTgagggaatcttagttccctgaccaggcatcggAAGTGCGTactcttaaccattggaccaccagggaagtcccactaagtatttttaaatagttgaaaatctaaaataacatttcatgaaacatgaaaacatatgaaatttAAACTTCAGTGTTcctaaataacattttataaaatggtgGGAATGTAATCGCTGGTTGCAGCCTCACCCCAGAGCCTTTGCTTTCAAACAATGCGTCTGCCACTTGTCATTCCCTCTAAATCCCCGTACCACTGGTACCTTAGATTAACCACTCATCATCAGCCACCACTCATTCATTTACACATTGTCTTTTGTGCTACggtggcagagttgaatagtgcAAGAGACTCTATGGCtgtcaaagcctaaaatacttactatgTGGCTCTTGAAGAATAGGTCCTGGTATAGACTCcaaagcagtgtttttcaaatttgaggtgcatcagaatcaccttgaGCGCTTGATAAAACACAAAACTGCTTGAGTCCCactgcagagtttctgattcattaggtctagagtggggcctgagaatttgcatttctaacaagttcctagaTGATGCTGATGATGCCAGTCCAGGACCACACTTTGTCTagtgagaaagaaaacatatgcaATTTGTTCATGGAATTGCCATCTGCCTGACCTTAGAAATCTTGACCACAAAGtcctccttctccctcaccccctcctcaCACTTTCTACTGATCAAGAAATTCTGCAAATTACTAATAATGTGATAACTACACTCTCAAGCCTTAGATTAGCCattcatcatctctcacctggcctCCTGCCTTCCGTGCAAAGATATATTGAAGTTAGCTTTCAAAAACACATATCTGATCATTCCACACTTTGGTGGAAATCCTTCGATGTTTCACCTTGGCTGATAAAttagttgtccctcagtatccgaGGGAGACTGGTTCCAAGACCCTGCTCAGGATACCAAAATCCTcgaatgctcaagtcccttatataaaatggcgtaTATTTGCATATAGCTGACGCACATCCTctaaatcatctctaggttacttgTAGTaactaacacaatgtaaatgctatgtaaatcaTTGTCAGGCTtgcggcaaattcaagttttccttcttggaactttctggaattttttttcctgaatattttcttttttttttaatggtcagctttttaaattaaatttatttatttatttatttttggctgcgttgggtcttcattgctgtgcataggctttctctagttgcggcaagcaggggctactctttgttgcagtgcgcagtcttctcattgcagtggcttctcttgtggcagagcatgggctctaggcgcacaggcttcagtagttgtggcacgcgggctcagtagttgtggctcgtgggcttagttgctccccggagtgtgggatcttcccggaccagggctcgaacctgtgtcccctgcattggcaggcagattcttaaccactgcgccaccagggaagtcccttcctgaatattttcaatttGCAGTTGGTTgcatctgcagatgtggaacctgCGCATATGGAGGGTCGACTGTATCCACTTCTTAACTGGGCCTTCAGACCTTAACAATCTGGTCTCAACACACCTTGCTTGCTTTATCCCCTGTACTCCCCAGTATCCAAGCTAAAGTCCAGCCAACTTCTCCTATTTACTCCAAAACATCCTTTTATCCCATGCCTAGGCAATGTTCTCACCTCTGTCTGAAATGTCCTCCTATGGCCTCAAACTTTAAGACCCACTTCAGTTGTCACTTCCTCAGTTCCCTCTAGATAGTATGTTCTACCTTCTCTGTGCTTCTAGACAACTTTATTTTTCCCTAGGTTTCACTAATTTTTACACTCTATTAATGTTACAAGACTGTCACTCTCAACCAAGCTAAAGGTCAAGGGTACATGCTTTCTCttaatataaacagctcatttactcattcaatgaatatttattaactgcctactttgtgccaggtatGGTTCTAGGGGCtaaggatacagcagtgaacaaaacacaaaGCTCACATTCTAGTGCGAGAAGGCAATAAACAAGGTCAATTACATCTTAGATGgtaataagtatatgaaaaatataaagcagGAAAGGCAAGGGAGGGTATTTGGAAGAGGTTGTGCGTTTACACAGGGTAGCCAGAGAGGAAGGCATGATGAAAAGATGATATTCAGTAAAGAGCTGAAGGAGATGAGAGAGGAAGGTATGTGACTACCTGAAGAAAGAGTGAcccaggtggagggaacagcaaatgAAAGGACCTGAGCAGACACATGTTGGGTGTGTTTGAAGGACAGCAAAGAGGCAAGTGTGGCAGGAGGCGGGTGAGTAAGGGGGAGAGTAGTCGGAGCCAAAGTCAGAGGGCAGTCCCGGGGGccagatcctgcaagccacaatgACGATTTTGTTTTTACTCCAAGTAAGATGGGAAGTCATGagagggttctgagcagagaaAGAACATGGTCTGCCTCATATCTTATCAGAATCACGATGGCTGCTGTGTTAAGAACAGACTTAAGTGGGGGAAGGCAAAGCTTGAAACTGAGGGACTAATTACAAGGTTACTGCAATAAAAAAGTGAGATACGATTATGGCACAGATTATGACTCAAGGTGCAAGTTGTGGAGATGCTGCAAAGGTGTGTgattctggatatatatatatatatatattgaagggCAATGGGATTGAAGACTGATTGGATgtggagtgagagagaaagagaggaaggctGTAGAAGAAGCAGGATTTGGGTGAGGGAAATTCAGGAGTGTGATTTTAGACGTGCGTTTGACATGCCTGTTACACATCCAAGTGGATATGTCTCCTTGGCAGATGAATATATGATTTTGGAGTGAGAGGAtgatcccagaagaagatataaatttAGGAGTTGCCAGTATAGAGATGGTATTGAAAGTCTCGACACTGAAAAAGATCACCACTACTCTATATGCCTCCTCCCACACACCTCCTTCGCTGGTATCCCTAACTCCAGTACTCCCCTTGCAGATCTGAGGCCATACAGTCTGGTAGAAGAGGGCTGGGGCTCCCTTGGCTTCTTAGCATATTCGCacccatttatttaaaatttccagtgTTTTGGGGAGGTTTTCACATTAGACCAAAGAATGTTAGTCATCTCCATCTCCAtatagactggaaaaaaaaacatcccacctcaacacacaaaaaatacaatcaattaaaactatttaaaagtttTTCCCGGAGAAATTCTGTGAGGACTTGTTGGCTAAAGTTGCCTGTAAgtgaagacagacagacacacaaacTGAACACTGAAGAGAGCGGACAAAGTGCTCAGCATAGGAGAATACCCTAAAGTATTCCTATTCCCGGTAAAGGTAAAGGTCCCTTCCGAGACTTCCTTTGCCTCAATCCTTCATGAAGCCCCAGAAGAT
Above is a genomic segment from Mesoplodon densirostris isolate mMesDen1 chromosome 18, mMesDen1 primary haplotype, whole genome shotgun sequence containing:
- the LOC132478166 gene encoding large ribosomal subunit protein uL22-like; translated protein: MVRYSLDPENSTKSCKSRGSNLRVRFKNTRETAQAIKGMHIRKATKYLKDVTLKKQCVPFRRYSGGVGRCAQAKQWGWTQGRWPKKSAEFLLHMLKNAESNAELKGLDVDSLVIEHIQVNKAPKMRLRTYRAHGRINPYMSSPCHIEMIHTEKEQIAPKPEEEVAQKKKISQKKSKKQKLMARE